The DNA region TTTTTCCTACTCTCGACATTTTTCACCTCACCAAATGTTGCACAATATCTCGCCGCCCACTTTTTTTCTTCTGGCTTCGGCATCCGTCATCAGTCCAAGCGGCGTTGAAACAATAGCCGTGCCGAGATTCTCCATGACTCTCGGTATGTCTTTATATCCTTTGTAAACTCTCAGCCCGGGTCTGCTGACTCTTTCCAAAGTCGAAATGACTGGTTTTCCTTCGCTCGTGTACTTAAGGTCGATTTTAATGCATTTTTTTTCTGCTT from candidate division WOR-3 bacterium includes:
- the rpsH gene encoding 30S ribosomal protein S8, which codes for MSMSDPIADMLTRIRNALMVKREFVSMPYSDLKFKVAKIIEAEGYVSRVEQTKEAEKKCIKIDLKYTSEGKPVISTLERVSRPGLRVYKGYKDIPRVMENLGTAIVSTPLGLMTDAEARRKKVGGEILCNIW